The stretch of DNA aatatacCTATCCTTGAGTTCCACAATTACAAGAAAAAATTCACATAACTAGGTATGagtttatacaaaaaaaaagaaagctcagGAGATTTTAGTGAACCCAAATCTTTAtggggcatatatatatatatatatgtatgtatgtatgtatgtatgtgtgtatgtgtgtatagatatggatatatgtgtgtatacaacaaaaagagaattatatgcatgtgcgtgtatgtgtatgtatatatatatatatatatatatattcagaaaaatgaaattatcttgATGTCAAAATGTAGAGAGTCACTGTGTCCTTTAAGGAGGGCATGTTCAggttcagtcgtgtccaatttTTATGACTCCATTGAATTTTTCTTGGGAAAGGtattggagtgttttgtcatttcatttttgaacacattttacagaagaaactgagacaaacaggattaaatgacgtGCCCAGtttcacaaagttagtaagtgtctgagacaagttgtgaactcagaaagatgagtttttttttttaactccaggcctagcatttcATCTACTACACTTCATTGCTGCTCAAGGAAGGTTATGGATCTTTTGTACTCTTCTCCAGTAGGACTGTGGGTAgaactttattttcagttttgagtGTTACTTGTTACAACGTGTATCAGTTTTCAAATAGTGTATCAGATGATGacctagatatatatatatataaaaaaaccTCAAAGTTATGTCTACTGATGACCAGGGGAAGTAACTGGATGCTGTCTTAGAGATGCAGACATAAGAGGGAAGAACGATTTGAAAGTACATCAAGatattcagtcaatcaataaaaaatCATTCAACCACTACTATTAATCAAAGACTATGCTGTGTGCTGTGTGTATGCAGATcacaacaagcaaataaaaaataaaacattccttgACATAAATGAGCTTGTCTTCTATTGGGGAATATAATATTCAAGtacatttttacaaaaataatgcAAAATCAATGCACTTTTGTCATGGGCAGAGCATATAAAAAGGATTCGAGAAAAGAGATGGAATTGCTCTGTGAAGAACATTAGGAAGGCAAGTTTAATTGGACAATGGAGTACATGAAGAGGAACATTTTCAATAAAGCTAGAGACTTATATTAGAGTCTGATTAGAAACATATTTAAATACCAAAATAAGAACTTTGAATTAGTGTTCAAATACAGTGAAATCTATGCAGGTTAGGGAGACACAAGTTCAGatatatgctttaggaaaattatatgGCTGATATGGGAGAGGCATTAGTTCCAGAAAAGAATGCAAGAAGtgataagagaaattcaaagagGAAAATGTGAGTTTAATCTGTATTTGGGGATTCATTCCTATTAAGCTATCCAAGACAAATAGGATGGTGCCAGAAAAAGTGAGTCCCCTGGGCTCTCCTAGAAAGTCTTCAAACGAAGGCTACGTCAGAAATTGTCATCTTTGAATCCCGATTTTCTTCAAATCCCTACTATAATCCCacattctacaggaagtctttgtCAATCCAAATCAATTTTAGTGTCATCATTTTAGTgtttatttgttcaattttttttgtgtATAGCTTATTTATACATAACCGTTTACATGTTTTCACTCCTTttagattgtcttttgcctttttgtgtgtcttcagcacttagcacagtacctggcatataggaaatagctaataaatgtttgttggactgACCACTGATTGATATTGTAGTGATACTCTCTTTTCAATTTTGGACTATATAGccactgagatctcttccaactggCCTAAAATTCTGGTATTCTGTGATTTTTTCTGGTAGGAACCATGGGGAGTGCTGACCGAAATAAGAGTGATGTCATCTTCATCCTTTTAGGGTTCTCTGATTACCCAGAGCTCCAGATCCCTTTGTTCCTGGTATTCCTGGTGATATATATGATTACTGTAGTGGGAAACTTGGGCATGATTGTGATCATCAGGATTAACCCCAAACTCCACACCCCCATGTACCTTTTCCTTAGTCACTTATCTTTATTAGATTTCTGTTACTCTACTGTAATTACACCCAAATTGTTACAAATCTTGCTTGTGGAAAACAGAAGTATCTCTTTTGCTTCCTGCATTACACAATATTCTTTTGCTGCCATCTGTGTGGTCACAGAGGCCTTCTTACTAGCAGCGATGGCCTATGACCGCTTCGTGGCAATTTGCAATCCCTCATTATATGTAGTTGTCATGTCCCCAAAACGGTGTGCCCTATTGCTCATAGCGGTGTACACATGGGGCATAATTTCTTCTAGCATATTCATCTACTCACTACTTATATTGTCATTTTCCAGTACCAATGTCATTAATAATTTTCTCTGCGAGTATTCTGCCATCTTTTCTGCCTCCATCTCTGATAAGCATGTTACGGAGATGATCTTTTTTATCCTTGctaattttaatacatttttcaccCTCATTATTGTATTCACatcctatctttttatttttgtcactgtCCTGAAGATGCATTCAACTAGTGGGAGACATAAAGCCTTCTCTACTTGTGCTTCCCACCTGACAGGTGTTACCATCTTCTTTGGAATCATCCTCTTCCTCTACTGTGTTCCCAGTTCCAAAAGCTCATGGCTTCTAGTAAGAGTAAACACTGTGCTTTATACAGTGGTGATCCCCATGCTGAACTCTTTAATATACAGTTTGAGGAATAAAGATGTGAAAGAAACTATCAGGAAATTAATAGAACTGCCatctagatggcccagtggatagactGTGTGGCCCTTGAGTTACtcagctcaaatttggcctcagagatttactatctgtgtgaccttgggcaagtcacttacctctattttcttcagtttcatcatctgtaaaatgagctggaaaaggaaataggaaactactccagtgtctttgccaagcaaacccaaATGCAGTCaagaagagtcacacatgactccttaacaaaacagaaaacaaaatattctcTCACGAAAATTTCTGGTACTTTTGATTCATCTTCTGGTTGTCACAATCTGGGAAAATTAGTTGGAGTATTTACTTAATGTATTCATTACTTTAGAGTGATGTAGTATTTTTCTAGTATACAATATTTGATTGCTACATGTATCCATAAGAGTTCTATGAGCCTATATATAAATGAAGAAGCAATATTGTTTAATGTGAAAATAAttacttcagagaaagaaaaacaaaacagaaacaatcaaataccaccaccacccccccaacaaaacaaaaactcttatACATAACTTAATGGGACAAAACCAGCCTCATACCAAAAGCGATCTTCTATAATTTGGTGGTAAAATAAATTTACTCATTTCACCGAATTGgatatctattttctttcctgcaACCGTCTCTTCTCACTAAAATATGatgagaaaggataaaaaaagaggtgAAATCTTTGTACAAGGAGTTTGATTAGTACTTAGAAACACTCATTTGATCATCAACCATTGACGGTGTTGAAATAGACTCAGAGTTGACTAAATATTCCAGCAGTGAATCAAGATGACTCATTTCATTGTTGTGTAACATACTCTTAGAAATGAATACTGTGTATTGGTAGTATGGAAACAAAACAGAAGTGCTTCGTACATTTCTCTTTTGATACAAATATTGAAGTCTTAGAAATTAAACTcctttatttaaagaaaataaaccacattttcttttttccttttcctggagTTCTCAAACATTTTGTCCCAGGACCCCTTCATAGTCGTAAAAGGCAAGGAACCCCCAAAAAGTTTTGTTTCTCTGATATATAGCTATAATCATCtactattttgaaaaaaattaaaataccatAGTATCAGTATGATTTCATAATGGTTTTTTGTCTTAAGTATCCCATGAAATTACCCCATTACTTTCCTATAGTTTCGGCTACCtgaactaaaatcccatctttttacaggaagccttttctctGCTAGCTAAAGAGCTAGACAGACagagatataaagatatatgcctgtctgtgtacatataaatatatgcatatcaatatatgcatatatacacacgcatgtctacatatacatgtgcatagctgtgcatatgtatgtacgcagtgtatatatgtgtatatatatatgtatgtacatatatatgtgcttatgtgcatgtgtatatctatatctgtatagcCTTCCACATTaaattttaagctctttgaggacaataAGTGTCCTTTGCCTCTGTTTGTACATACAGAATTTAAAACAGCTCTTGCCAAATAGCAAATActtacaaatgtttattaagtgagAGTGAGTGAAAGGGTTTCAGGGACCATGAGATCTCTTTGGCCAACACTCTGAAAGttacttctttaaaattttctcacttctctccctctttcaaggataaaataactgacaatcattattttattctaaacAATGATAAAATTCTACACTAGGTCTTGAGTACCTATGAAGTAGCCTAGTTTCAAGGCTAAGGTGCATATAAACTACATATGGTTCGTTAGAGCAATAAATCAAGTCAATGCCAACGTATTCAGTACCTATTTACCTAGTATTCTGTTAATCTTTGGTctaagaagaaagacaaaagtagTCCTTGCCAACAAGAAACTAGCAATCTAAGTGGAGATGCAAACATCTATGTACAGAAGAGATATATACAGactactaatatgaaaatatccaGAGATTATTTTATAGCAGCTGCTACCATTCAAACTGATCAATATGCAGACTTGCAAGAGGCAAAATCCAGTTCATTATAAGCTTCAGCATAGGCCTAGAGTTCTTAATTAACTCTGAGCAATGAAACAAGATTATTTCAAACCTTATCTATTCTCCAATTACAtcatagaaagaaaattttaaaaaaagaagatatggTTTTGGATTGTAGCTACCAGAAAAAGGTAGGAATTTAAGACCactggaaggagaaaataaagatcTACATTTCAAAAGATATACCTGAgagattttcatttaaaaaaagtgaagaaaaaaaagtctcatcAGATCTAATAAGTCCATAAACAACTAAGAAGGGAAAATTCTGGGATTTACAACAGCGAGATAGATATCATAAATTATTTtaccctttctattttttaatctcaATCAAAATAAGTACAAATCATAGCTATTTTAGCAATCTTAAGAAAATCATTAGCCAACTATATGACTTAAAGTCACCCTACTGGTCCCGAATGATAATGAAAGaaaggaacatttaaaaaatccttttagaTAATGCATGTGAGATTATATCAGAAGGAAGACACCCATGTTATGTGGAGTGGCAAGGGAAGTCTTACTGCAAGtagtggaattttagctgagacctgaagaaaACCATGGGAGGCAGGAGACAGAAACAAGGATTAGAGAGAGAATCCTGGGCATGAGAGGAAATCAGTGAAAATTCACAGAGAAGGGAGTTGAAAAATCTTCAAAAACAGCAAAACAGTTAGAATCATTAGATCATAGAGTTTGTGGAAAAGAACAAGATAAGGAAAATGGAAATGTAAGGAGGAGAGGGTTGATGAAGAGCTTTCAAATGTAATCAAAGGTTTTCATATTTGAAACTGGTGGAAATCAGGAATTAACaaagtttattgaataaaggaatggtcagacctacactttagcaAGATCGTCTTCATAGCTCAGagtaggatggattggagtattTAGAAGCTTGAGGCAGGATGATCATCCAGAGGAATGTCGCAACAACCCAAGTGTAAAGTGATAAGAACTGAAACTAGAATGATATCATCGTGAGAGCAGAGAATATGTATCAAACATAtgctggggggcggagccaagatggcagagtagaaagacgcacatatgctacctccaaacccactgcccataaaatatctgtaaaaaaaaaagaaccactggcgaattctggagcagcagaagccacagaacaatctctggagatttctgctccagagagcctgaaaacctctcgcaaaaagtcCCTCacaccctggacccagagcagagcccaaccctgcctcggcggcgCAGAGCCGAAAAGAGgggatccgagcgggcttcagggacggaatctccagcggccacgtgggtccctccacccacaggtgatgggggtcggtgagggggtctctttggtgggtcgagaagggtgtggggtgcccccataactcagcccccctcgggaggcagcagcggaggcgggagcagacaggggctccccaagcaggcaggatcccagatccattgttgaaggtctctgcataaaccccctgagggaactgagccctggaggtggccctgcccccacctgagcacctgaaattAATCTCAAATTATAATCTTT from Notamacropus eugenii isolate mMacEug1 chromosome Y, mMacEug1.pri_v2, whole genome shotgun sequence encodes:
- the LOC140516535 gene encoding olfactory receptor 5D13-like gives rise to the protein MGSADRNKSDVIFILLGFSDYPELQIPLFLVFLVIYMITVVGNLGMIVIIRINPKLHTPMYLFLSHLSLLDFCYSTVITPKLLQILLVENRSISFASCITQYSFAAICVVTEAFLLAAMAYDRFVAICNPSLYVVVMSPKRCALLLIAVYTWGIISSSIFIYSLLILSFSSTNVINNFLCEYSAIFSASISDKHVTEMIFFILANFNTFFTLIIVFTSYLFIFVTVLKMHSTSGRHKAFSTCASHLTGVTIFFGIILFLYCVPSSKSSWLLVRVNTVLYTVVIPMLNSLIYSLRNKDVKETIRKLIELPSRWPSG